Proteins co-encoded in one Candidatus Zixiibacteriota bacterium genomic window:
- a CDS encoding GNAT family N-acetyltransferase produces the protein MRGRNRSARGIRVREMRVDDIPAVYRLGRRLFKNNDASTFYRTWDAYEVTNNFNQDPHLSLVAEARRGSLVGFALGTTYGDESGGWKYGYVLWIGVRPSRQNTGVGALLYQEMERRMHRDGVRMVFVDVARSNTAAIRFFKRVGFGKPETELWMSKLLQRSRKNKNAERPAASSRSRRAASRPASR, from the coding sequence AACCGTTCGGCGCGCGGCATCCGCGTGCGGGAGATGCGCGTGGACGACATTCCGGCGGTTTATCGCCTGGGCCGCCGGCTGTTCAAGAACAACGACGCATCGACGTTCTATCGCACGTGGGACGCCTACGAGGTCACCAATAATTTCAACCAGGATCCGCATCTTTCCCTCGTTGCGGAAGCCCGGCGCGGCAGCCTTGTCGGTTTCGCTCTGGGAACGACCTACGGAGACGAATCGGGCGGCTGGAAATACGGTTACGTTCTATGGATAGGCGTTCGCCCGAGCCGCCAGAACACGGGCGTCGGCGCTCTGCTCTACCAGGAGATGGAGCGGCGGATGCACCGCGACGGCGTCCGGATGGTGTTCGTGGACGTTGCCCGGTCGAACACCGCCGCGATCAGGTTCTTCAAGCGCGTGGGCTTCGGCAAGCCCGAGACAGAGCTCTGGATGAGCAAGCTGCTCCAGCGGAGCCGCAAGAACAAGAACGCCGAGAGGCCTGCGGCGTCGTCGCGCTCCCGCCGCGCCGCCTCGCGGCCGGCGAGCCGCTGA